The segment GCCAGCAAACCGCGCGGATCGGCGGCGTAATCCGGAATGAAGCGCTCCTGCTGGTCGGGCGTCGCCGCAGCCTGCAATGTCTGGGCAATCTTGAGCGTCTGCGCCAGGACCACCGATACTCCAAGGTCGAACTTTCCGAGTTCTTCGATAATCATCGCCGTGGTGAGCGAATCAATGTCCGCCCCGCCGTACTCCTTGGCGAGAGTGGCGGTTCGTATCCCAGCTGCGTCCGCCTGCTCGACGATATCCCACGAAAAACACTCGGCCGGATCGGTGCGGCGGTCGAGTTCATCGGCCACTGGCGCCACCACTTCG is part of the Acidimicrobiia bacterium genome and harbors:
- a CDS encoding acyl-CoA dehydrogenase family protein, giving the protein MADPVTGADVQGASFSSDQQALLEITRRFGNEVVAPVADELDRRTDPAECFSWDIVEQADAAGIRTATLAKEYGGADIDSLTTAMIIEELGKFDLGVSVVLAQTLKIAQTLQAAATPDQQERFIPDYAADPRGLLA